A genome region from Geminicoccus roseus DSM 18922 includes the following:
- a CDS encoding ABC transporter ATP-binding protein, protein MAELNLVAVDKIYQSRGKPPVHAVQGVDMSIADGEIIGLLGSSGCGKTSTLRMIAGFEDVSRGEIRLGSRLLNDLRPAERGVAMAFEGYALYPPLTVRDNVGFALLRAKTPKAEIERRVAEIAHLLEIEEILDRYPPTISAGQQQRTSLARALIRRADLSLLDEPMSQLEPQLRAILRARIKDFIIEHKMTTVFVTHDQTEALALADRIAVMEGGVLQQFATPADLKERPANLFVASFIGEPPMNIMDGEVVGPEIVIRSARGDRAFALQAGPHDRPGKIGVGIRPHRVQVGEGPLQGQVVSNQWLGDQTHLGIEVEGVLLVAVTDGALEARVGETVPLLLPDDALHLFDSTSGQALRHGASSAR, encoded by the coding sequence ATGGCAGAACTGAACCTCGTCGCCGTCGACAAGATCTACCAGAGCCGCGGCAAGCCGCCGGTCCACGCCGTCCAGGGCGTCGACATGAGCATCGCCGACGGCGAGATCATCGGCCTGCTGGGCTCGTCCGGCTGCGGCAAGACCTCGACCCTGCGCATGATCGCCGGGTTCGAGGACGTGAGCCGCGGCGAGATCCGCCTGGGCTCCCGCCTCCTGAACGATCTCAGGCCTGCCGAGCGCGGCGTCGCCATGGCCTTCGAGGGCTATGCGCTCTACCCGCCGCTGACCGTGCGCGACAATGTCGGCTTCGCGCTGCTGCGCGCGAAGACGCCCAAGGCCGAGATCGAGCGGCGGGTCGCCGAGATCGCGCATCTCCTCGAGATCGAGGAGATCCTGGACCGCTACCCGCCGACCATCTCGGCCGGCCAGCAGCAGCGCACCTCGCTCGCCCGCGCCCTGATCCGCCGGGCCGACCTGTCCTTGCTCGACGAACCGATGTCGCAGCTGGAGCCGCAGCTCCGCGCGATCCTGCGGGCGCGCATCAAGGACTTCATCATCGAGCACAAGATGACGACCGTGTTCGTCACCCACGACCAGACCGAGGCCCTGGCGCTGGCCGACCGCATCGCCGTGATGGAAGGCGGCGTGCTCCAGCAGTTCGCCACCCCAGCCGATCTGAAGGAGCGGCCGGCCAACCTGTTCGTCGCCTCGTTCATCGGCGAGCCGCCCATGAACATCATGGACGGCGAGGTGGTCGGGCCGGAGATCGTCATCCGTTCGGCGCGCGGCGACCGGGCCTTCGCCCTGCAGGCAGGTCCGCACGACCGGCCGGGCAAGATCGGCGTCGGGATCCGGCCGCACCGCGTCCAGGTCGGCGAAGGTCCCCTGCAGGGCCAGGTGGTGAGCAACCAGTGGCTGGGCGACCAGACCCATCTGGGGATCGAGGTCGAGGGCGTACTGCTGGTCGCGGTTACCGACGGCGCCCTGGAGGCGAGGGTCGGCGAGACCGTCCCGCTGCTCCTGCCGGACGACGCCCTGCACCTGTTCGACTCGACGAGCGGCCAGGCGCTGCGGCATGGCGCGAGCAGCGCCCGATGA
- a CDS encoding FGGY-family carbohydrate kinase gives MTADLILGIDAGTSVTKVVAFDLDGRQVASAAKPNQYVNLPGGGCEQDVRRTWEDCAQVLRELGASLPGLADRVLAVGVTAQGDGTWLIDAEGEPVTPAWLWLDSRAAAIVEQADQDGTTARTYPITGCGMNACQQSAHLMWMKRHAPQMLERAATGMHCKDWLYFKLTGVRATDVSEGVFTFGDFRRRAYSPDVLDAYGLADLAHLLPPIVNGIETTHPLSAEAARQVGLKAGTPVSLGFVDVVCTALGAGLYERGRRLGVSIIGSTGMHIRLASSADEVVLGEAPSGYTMCLPVAGTYAQAQSNMAATLNIDWAVDLACQAAGALGHEIGRREALPLLDAQVLEARPGAAIWHPYIHTAGERGPFVDANARAMMSGLDQNVRFLDLLRSVYEGLSFAARDCYAAAGHVPEEIRLAGGAARSRTLRTILASVLGAPVRAGTRGEEGSVGTAMMAACAVGVFPSLDEAVAAWVTPSLGELTHPDPELVKAYADLFPIYQSIHRRMRDVWRDLAKVRS, from the coding sequence ATGACGGCCGACCTGATCCTCGGCATCGATGCCGGCACCTCGGTGACCAAGGTGGTGGCGTTCGACCTGGACGGACGCCAGGTCGCCAGCGCCGCCAAACCCAACCAATACGTCAACCTGCCGGGCGGCGGCTGCGAGCAGGACGTGCGGCGCACCTGGGAGGACTGCGCCCAGGTGCTGCGTGAGCTGGGCGCCAGCCTGCCCGGGCTGGCCGACCGCGTGCTCGCCGTCGGGGTCACCGCCCAGGGCGACGGCACCTGGCTGATCGATGCCGAGGGCGAACCGGTCACGCCGGCCTGGCTCTGGCTGGACAGCCGTGCCGCGGCGATCGTGGAGCAGGCCGACCAAGACGGCACCACCGCCAGGACCTACCCCATCACCGGCTGCGGGATGAACGCCTGCCAGCAATCGGCGCATCTGATGTGGATGAAGCGCCATGCGCCGCAGATGCTGGAACGTGCTGCTACCGGCATGCACTGCAAGGACTGGCTGTACTTCAAGCTGACCGGCGTGCGCGCCACGGACGTGTCCGAGGGGGTGTTCACCTTCGGCGACTTCCGGCGGCGGGCCTACTCCCCCGACGTGCTCGATGCCTATGGGCTGGCCGATCTGGCCCATCTCCTGCCGCCGATCGTCAACGGCATCGAGACGACTCACCCCTTGAGCGCGGAAGCGGCCCGCCAGGTCGGGCTGAAGGCCGGAACGCCGGTCTCGCTCGGGTTCGTCGACGTGGTCTGCACTGCCTTAGGGGCGGGCCTCTACGAGCGCGGCCGCAGGCTCGGCGTGTCGATCATCGGCTCGACCGGCATGCATATCCGCCTGGCCAGCTCGGCCGACGAGGTCGTGCTGGGCGAGGCCCCGTCGGGCTACACCATGTGCCTGCCGGTGGCGGGGACCTATGCCCAGGCTCAGTCCAACATGGCGGCGACCCTCAACATCGACTGGGCGGTCGACCTGGCCTGCCAAGCCGCAGGGGCGCTGGGGCACGAGATCGGTCGCCGGGAAGCGCTGCCGCTGCTCGACGCGCAGGTCCTGGAGGCCCGGCCGGGCGCCGCGATCTGGCATCCCTACATCCACACCGCTGGCGAGCGGGGCCCGTTCGTGGATGCCAACGCGCGGGCGATGATGTCCGGGCTGGACCAGAACGTCCGCTTCCTCGACCTGCTGCGCTCGGTCTACGAGGGCCTGAGCTTCGCCGCACGCGACTGCTACGCCGCGGCCGGCCACGTGCCCGAAGAGATCCGGCTGGCCGGCGGGGCAGCGCGCTCCAGGACCCTGCGGACGATCCTCGCCTCGGTGCTGGGCGCCCCGGTGCGGGCCGGCACCCGCGGCGAGGAAGGCTCGGTCGGCACCGCGATGATGGCGGCCTGCGCGGTCGGCGTGTTCCCCTCCCTGGACGAGGCCGTGGCCGCCTGGGTGACGCCGTCCTTAGGCGAGCTCACCCATCCCGACCCGGAACTGGTGAAGGCCTATGCCGACCTGTTCCCGATCTATCAATCGATCCACCGTCGGATGCGCGACGTCTGGCGGGATCTCGCAAAGGTACGTTCATGA
- a CDS encoding 2-hydroxyacid dehydrogenase: protein MTRTIEAAIIGDNFMRASVFEASLRKISGVKWNIRSLELPWPDEPFFHGAKGTELEGLKELQGDPAELAAFIKGAQLLVCHLPPVTRSMLEVIAPPLELIGVSRGGPVNIDMKAAKEAGVTVVNAPGRNASAVAEFTIGAILAETRLITKGHTSLSQGIWRGDLYRADLTGPELSELTVGLIGYGHIGTRVTRLLKPFGCKILVDDPYVKVSDADLADGVEQVELSELLRRSDVVSLHARVTPETTGFMNAQAFAQMKKGAWFINTARGPMVNYADLYEALQSGHLRGAMLETHEVEPCPPDLPLLRHPNVTLTPHIAGASTTTVKIAAEKIAVEVQHWINGEPLENVATK from the coding sequence ATGACCAGAACCATCGAGGCCGCGATCATCGGCGACAATTTCATGCGTGCTTCGGTGTTCGAGGCCAGCCTGCGCAAGATCTCCGGGGTGAAGTGGAACATCCGCAGCCTGGAGCTGCCCTGGCCGGACGAGCCGTTCTTCCACGGCGCCAAGGGCACCGAGCTGGAAGGACTGAAGGAGCTGCAGGGCGATCCGGCCGAGCTGGCAGCGTTCATCAAGGGCGCCCAGCTCCTGGTCTGCCACCTGCCGCCGGTCACCCGGTCGATGCTGGAGGTGATCGCCCCGCCGCTTGAACTGATCGGGGTGAGCCGCGGCGGCCCGGTCAACATCGACATGAAGGCGGCCAAGGAAGCAGGCGTCACCGTGGTCAACGCGCCCGGCCGCAACGCCTCGGCGGTGGCCGAGTTTACCATCGGCGCGATCCTGGCCGAGACGCGGCTGATCACCAAGGGGCACACCTCGCTCAGCCAGGGGATCTGGCGCGGCGACCTGTACCGTGCCGACCTGACCGGGCCTGAGCTAAGCGAGCTGACCGTCGGCCTGATCGGCTATGGCCATATCGGCACGCGGGTGACCCGGCTGCTCAAGCCGTTCGGCTGCAAGATCCTGGTCGACGACCCCTACGTGAAGGTGAGCGACGCCGATCTGGCCGACGGGGTCGAGCAGGTCGAGCTTTCGGAACTGCTGCGCCGCTCCGATGTCGTCTCCCTGCACGCCCGGGTCACCCCGGAGACCACCGGCTTCATGAACGCGCAGGCCTTCGCCCAGATGAAGAAGGGCGCCTGGTTCATCAACACCGCTCGCGGGCCGATGGTGAACTATGCCGACCTCTACGAGGCGCTGCAGTCGGGCCATCTGCGCGGCGCCATGCTGGAGACCCACGAGGTCGAGCCCTGCCCGCCCGACCTGCCGCTGCTCCGGCATCCGAACGTCACGCTCACCCCGCACATTGCCGGGGCCTCCACCACCACGGTGAAGATCGCCGCGGAGAAGATCGCCGTCGAGGTCCAGCACTGGATCAACGGCGAACCCCTCGAGAACGTCGCCACCAAGTGA
- a CDS encoding glycerol-3-phosphate dehydrogenase, translating into MSLADLDKLPDPVDLVVVGGGVNGAGIARDAAGRGLSVVMCEKDDLAQGTSSRSGKLIHGGLRYLEYYEFRLVREALIEREVVLNAAPHIVWPMRFVLPHSPDQRPRWLIRLGLFLYDHLGGRAKLPPTRSLDLRKDPEGEPVVDEFSRGFEYSDCWVDDARLVLLNALDAKERGAVILTRTPATSARRDGKLWQVEFTDSVTGETRSVRARAIINAAGPWIEKVLGQVAGVNSARKVRLVKGSHLIIRKWWKGPQAYLLQNDDKRVIFVNPYEGDLTLIGTTDIPVEGRPEDVRVEERERSYLLRVLNRYFRHKLTEDDIVAEFSGVRPLYDDDSAKNASAVTRDYVFDVDPPQPSEEHAAMLSIFGGKITTYRKLAEHALDKLQPYLGTRFGTWTARAPLPGGDMPDADFDRWLERFSAERPWLPTDLARHYARLYGTRAVRLLEGATGKADLGRHFGGNLYEREVDYLVAHEWARSADDILTRRTKHYLHLTEDESRAFRAWFESRPGALADEREAA; encoded by the coding sequence ATGAGCCTCGCGGACCTCGACAAGCTGCCGGACCCCGTCGACCTCGTGGTCGTCGGGGGCGGCGTGAACGGTGCCGGCATCGCCCGCGACGCGGCGGGCCGCGGTCTTTCCGTCGTCATGTGCGAGAAGGACGACCTCGCCCAGGGAACCAGCTCGCGCTCGGGCAAGCTGATCCATGGCGGCCTGCGCTACCTGGAATATTACGAGTTCCGCCTGGTCCGCGAGGCGTTGATCGAGCGGGAGGTGGTGCTCAACGCCGCCCCGCACATCGTCTGGCCGATGCGCTTCGTCCTGCCGCACAGCCCCGACCAGCGGCCGCGCTGGCTGATCCGGCTGGGCCTGTTCCTCTATGATCACCTGGGCGGCCGCGCCAAGCTGCCGCCGACCCGCTCGCTCGACCTGCGCAAGGATCCCGAGGGCGAGCCGGTGGTGGACGAGTTCTCCCGCGGATTCGAGTACTCGGACTGCTGGGTGGACGATGCCCGCCTCGTGCTCCTGAACGCGCTGGACGCCAAGGAGCGCGGTGCCGTCATCCTTACCCGCACCCCGGCCACCTCGGCGCGCCGCGACGGCAAGCTCTGGCAGGTCGAGTTCACCGACAGCGTCACCGGCGAGACCCGCAGCGTCCGCGCCCGCGCGATCATCAACGCCGCCGGGCCCTGGATCGAGAAGGTGCTGGGTCAGGTCGCCGGGGTGAACAGCGCCCGCAAGGTGCGGCTGGTCAAGGGCAGCCACCTGATCATCAGGAAATGGTGGAAGGGCCCGCAGGCCTATCTCCTGCAGAACGACGACAAGCGGGTGATCTTCGTCAATCCCTACGAGGGCGACCTGACCCTGATCGGCACCACCGACATCCCGGTGGAGGGCCGCCCGGAGGACGTGCGGGTCGAGGAGCGGGAACGCAGCTACCTGCTCCGCGTGCTCAACCGCTACTTCAGGCACAAGCTGACCGAGGACGACATCGTCGCCGAGTTCAGCGGGGTGCGGCCCCTCTATGACGACGACAGCGCCAAGAACGCCTCGGCGGTCACCCGCGACTATGTGTTCGACGTCGACCCGCCGCAGCCCTCGGAAGAGCACGCAGCCATGCTCTCGATCTTCGGCGGCAAGATCACGACCTACCGCAAGCTCGCCGAGCATGCCCTGGACAAGCTGCAGCCCTATCTCGGCACCAGGTTCGGCACCTGGACGGCACGGGCGCCGCTGCCGGGCGGCGACATGCCGGACGCCGACTTCGACCGCTGGCTGGAGCGCTTTTCCGCCGAGCGGCCCTGGCTGCCCACCGACCTCGCCCGCCACTATGCCCGCCTCTACGGCACCAGGGCGGTGCGGCTGCTGGAAGGAGCCACGGGCAAGGCCGATCTCGGCCGCCATTTCGGCGGCAACCTCTACGAGCGCGAGGTCGACTATCTGGTCGCGCATGAATGGGCGCGCTCGGCCGACGACATCCTCACCCGGCGCACCAAGCACTACCTGCACCTGACCGAAGACGAGAGCCGCGCCTTCCGGGCATGGTTCGAGAGCCGGCCAGGCGCCCTTGCAGACGAACGGGAAGCAGCATGA
- a CDS encoding FGGY-family carbohydrate kinase, with protein MTRLALGIDIGSSGVRAIAIEADGKVVAEAKAALPKPDRTDGMIRTAAPDWWQAVETCLAAMPRDRIGAIAVDGTSGTLLLCGQDGTPLGAARRYDDAGSAAHAGQIRALAPAESAAHGASSPAARLLDLQKQHPDAALALHQADWVVGRLTGRFGVSDDNNALKSGWDPVARTWPAWLDGFGIERRLLPEVLEPGTVVGEARRELGFAKGAVVVAGTTDGCASFLATGADQPGDGVTALGTTLTLKLLSDRPVFDPGAGVYSHRLLGMWLAGGASNTGGAALLRFFTAERMRELEAGLEPAKPTGLDYWPLAARGERFPVADAAMESRHEPRPPEDGRFFQGLLEGIAKVERQAYGRLSKLGAPALRSVRTVGGGAANAAWTAIRAQMLGVPMLEPASEQAAYGTALLARRAL; from the coding sequence ATGACCCGGCTGGCGCTCGGCATCGACATCGGCAGTTCCGGTGTCCGGGCCATCGCGATCGAGGCGGATGGCAAGGTCGTCGCGGAGGCAAAGGCGGCGCTCCCGAAGCCGGACCGGACCGACGGCATGATCCGCACCGCTGCGCCCGACTGGTGGCAGGCGGTCGAGACCTGCCTGGCCGCGATGCCGCGCGACCGGATCGGCGCCATCGCCGTCGACGGCACGTCGGGTACGCTGCTCCTGTGCGGCCAGGACGGCACCCCGCTGGGCGCCGCGCGCCGCTACGACGATGCCGGCAGCGCCGCCCATGCCGGGCAGATCCGCGCCCTGGCGCCGGCGGAGAGCGCCGCGCATGGCGCCTCCTCGCCGGCGGCGCGCCTGTTGGACCTGCAGAAGCAGCATCCCGACGCGGCGCTGGCGCTGCACCAGGCCGACTGGGTGGTCGGCCGGCTCACCGGACGCTTCGGCGTCTCCGACGACAACAATGCCCTGAAGTCCGGCTGGGACCCGGTGGCGCGGACCTGGCCCGCTTGGCTGGATGGGTTCGGCATCGAGCGCCGGCTCCTGCCGGAGGTGCTGGAGCCGGGGACGGTGGTCGGCGAGGCGCGGCGGGAGCTGGGCTTCGCCAAGGGCGCGGTGGTCGTGGCCGGAACCACCGATGGCTGCGCTTCCTTTCTCGCCACCGGCGCCGACCAGCCGGGCGACGGCGTCACGGCGCTCGGCACCACGCTGACCCTGAAGCTGCTCTCCGACCGGCCGGTGTTCGACCCGGGGGCCGGGGTGTACAGCCACCGGCTGCTCGGCATGTGGCTGGCCGGCGGCGCTTCCAATACCGGCGGCGCCGCTTTGCTGCGCTTCTTCACGGCGGAGCGGATGCGCGAGCTGGAAGCCGGCCTGGAGCCGGCGAAGCCGACCGGGCTGGACTACTGGCCGCTGGCTGCGCGCGGCGAGCGCTTCCCTGTGGCCGACGCCGCGATGGAGTCCCGGCATGAGCCGCGCCCGCCGGAAGACGGCCGGTTCTTCCAGGGTCTCCTGGAAGGCATCGCGAAGGTCGAGCGCCAGGCCTATGGCCGCCTGTCCAAACTGGGCGCACCCGCCCTGCGCTCGGTGCGCACGGTAGGCGGCGGCGCCGCCAATGCCGCCTGGACGGCGATCCGGGCGCAGATGCTGGGCGTGCCGATGCTGGAGCCGGCCAGCGAGCAGGCGGCCTACGGCACCGCGCTCCTGGCGCGCCGCGCGCTCTGA